One segment of Vagococcus martis DNA contains the following:
- the rimM gene encoding ribosome maturation factor RimM (Essential for efficient processing of 16S rRNA) — translation MTEYLNVGKIVNTQGIKGEVRVISQTDFPEKRYKKGTVLYLFQEGKDVVELTIKSHRKHKNFDIVSFENHPNINDVEKYRDGILKVKKDEVGQLEENAFYYHEIIGCEVVDETGKLLGTVKEILSPGANDVWVVKHKEHGKKDILLPYIESVVLDVNVTDKKITVEIPEGLIDDEN, via the coding sequence GTGACAGAGTATTTAAACGTTGGGAAAATTGTTAACACACAAGGAATTAAAGGTGAAGTTCGGGTGATTTCTCAAACAGATTTTCCTGAAAAGCGATATAAAAAAGGAACCGTCTTATATCTCTTTCAAGAAGGAAAAGACGTAGTAGAACTAACAATAAAATCACATAGAAAGCATAAAAACTTTGATATCGTGAGCTTTGAAAATCATCCTAATATTAATGATGTTGAAAAGTATCGAGATGGTATTTTAAAAGTTAAAAAAGACGAAGTAGGCCAGTTAGAAGAAAATGCCTTTTATTATCACGAAATAATCGGGTGTGAAGTGGTAGATGAAACAGGTAAACTCTTAGGGACAGTAAAAGAAATTCTATCTCCTGGAGCTAATGATGTATGGGTAGTAAAACACAAAGAACATGGTAAAAAAGATATACTTTTACCTTACATTGAGTCAGTCGTGTTAGACGTTAATGTCACAGATAAAAAGATTACGGTTGAAATTCCAGAAGGGTTGATTGACGATGAGAATTGA
- the trmD gene encoding tRNA (guanosine(37)-N1)-methyltransferase TrmD, with translation MRIDVLTLFPRMFEGPLTESILGKAIDKELLNVYVRNFRDFSTNKHQQVDDYPYGGGAGMLLKVQPIHDALTFIKEDAQTQPRVILLDPAGKPFNQQMAEEFSKEEHLVFICGHYEGYDERIRSLVTDEVSLGDYVLTGGELGAMVMIDSTVRLLPEVLGNDESAKTDSHSTGLLEHPQYTRPANYEGMEVPHVLTNGNHKLIEEWQLKESLRRTFLRRPDMLESLDMTKEMERLLEEVKKEEKSI, from the coding sequence ATGAGAATTGATGTTTTGACTCTTTTTCCAAGAATGTTTGAAGGCCCACTAACAGAATCGATTTTAGGAAAAGCGATTGATAAAGAGTTATTGAATGTTTATGTTAGAAATTTTCGTGATTTTTCTACCAACAAACATCAACAAGTAGACGACTACCCTTATGGCGGTGGAGCTGGAATGTTACTTAAAGTCCAACCAATTCATGATGCTTTAACATTTATTAAAGAAGATGCACAGACTCAGCCACGCGTCATTTTACTAGACCCAGCAGGAAAACCATTTAATCAACAGATGGCAGAAGAGTTTTCCAAAGAAGAACATTTGGTGTTTATTTGTGGTCATTATGAAGGATATGATGAAAGAATTCGTTCGTTAGTAACAGATGAAGTATCACTTGGAGACTACGTATTAACAGGTGGCGAGCTTGGTGCGATGGTGATGATTGATTCAACAGTCAGATTGTTACCTGAAGTTTTAGGTAATGATGAGTCTGCTAAAACAGATTCGCACTCAACCGGACTGTTAGAACATCCGCAATATACACGACCGGCAAATTATGAAGGAATGGAAGTCCCTCATGTTCTGACAAATGGGAACCACAAATTAATTGAAGAATGGCAGTTAAAAGAGTCGTTAAGACGAACTTTTTTAAGACGACCAGATATGTTAG